The genome window CCTCTTCAGCATTAGCTATTGTAGATTCATCGAGGAAGTTTGTTAAAAAGCTAGTGTTTGATCATGAGCATATTTGGGGGATCCGTCCAAGAAATGTGCAGCAAACGATGGCGATTGAAATGCTATTAAAAAAAGACATGCCATTAGTGACGTTAATAGGAAAAGCAGGTACAGGAAAAACACTATTGGCATTAGCATCTGGATTAATGCAGACAGAAGATTTTGGAGACTACAAAAAATTATTAGTGGCAAGACCGATTGTCCCGATGGGAAAGGATTTAGGTTTTCTTCCTGGAGAAAAGGAAGAAAAATTACGACCGTGGATGCAGCCTATTTTTGATAATCTTGAGTATTTGTTTAATACAAAGAAACCAGGAGAACTAGAAGCAATTCTGGCGGGAATGGGATCTATTGAAGTAGAGGCATTAACATATATTAGAGGAAGAAGTATTCCAGACCAGTTTATTATTATTGATGAGGCCCAGAACTTAACGAAGCATGAAGTGAAAACGATTTTAACAAGGGTTGGAGAAGGTAGTAAGATTGTTTTGATGGGAGATCCTGAACAAATTGATCATCCTTATTTAGATGCTTTTAATAATGGATTAAGCTATGTAGTAGAACGTTTTAAAGACCAACCGATAGCAGGTCATGTAAAATTAGTTAAGGGAGAAAGATCTTCTTTAGCTCAGCTTGCCGCAGATTTATTATAATTTAACGGGAAACAATGATACGCCATCTGTTAATAGCTAGATGGCGTATGTGTGAATGAATAACATTATGTAATTTTAAATGCTCTGACATTTTTGATAGGAGTTTGTTCTGGGCCTTTTGTTTGATCGAAAATATGTACAGGACCATCTTCTGTAAGCGGTTTTCCTTTTACGCAAAATAATAAGAAGATCGAACCGATTTCTTCTAAAGGAATCGCATATTCTTCTTCTTCTGTTGTGATTAAAAGAGTTTTTGCCTCTTCCTGCGGTTCTGCATTTTTTATAAAGGGAGCTAAAGCCATATAGAAGGTTCCGGTTAGCATTTCCACTTTTTTATAGGTTTTTGTGGATTGTTCTGGGGCTTTCGCTCCATCTGTAATTTCTTGATCCCAGTGCTTGGAGGCTTCTTTTGTATACGCTTCTAATTCGTCCTTTACTTCAACTGGGGCAAATACAGTATCAGCTGTTTGTTTTCGATCATCAAAGATCCAGACAGTAGGATCAATAGTAATCGGAAAATTTACCAACCCAGAAACTTGAATAATACTATTCATTTTTATATCTCCTCCGTATGTGTGTTCTTTGTTATGTATAAAAGTTCTGCAAATTAGTATTGCTTCTAAAAGAAAATATCTTAAATTGGCTAAATTTTAATTGGCAGATTAAAACAGTTGTTATGTTAAGTATAGCTTTTTCTTGTCTTTCTGTCATTCGAGATGATAGAACGCAAACTTTTAAATTTTTTAAAAGGGATTGTTCTTGCAATTTTTCTAGGTTGAGTTTAAACTTTATAGATAGGATAATCGCTCGGAAACGGGGGGATAAGATTGACTTCTGAAATGATTATTAATCATAAAGAAAAAGCAAATGAGTTATTGAAAGCAGATGCTGAAAAAATATTAAAACTAATTAAAGTTCAGATGGATAATTTAACAATGCCACAATGCCCTCTATATGAAGAGGTTTTGGATACGCAAATGTATGGATTGTCTAAAGAGATAGATTTTGCTATTCGATTAGGTTTAGTAGAAGAACAGGTTGGTAAGAAAATTTTAGATGAATTGGAAAAAGAGCTATCGATTTTGCACGAAGCATCTATAAGAAAATAAAAAGTAAACTCAAACAAAAGCATGTATTGTTTGAGTTTTTTTAGTGGCTATGTGTATTATTTGTAAATAAGGGAAGTACATACGAACAAAGGCAAATCTTTTGGCAATTTATAAGCTCACTTGAGCCCATAAGCTTGTAAGTAACATCCGATGTAGCGTAAGTAGCGGATAAGAATAAGCAATTTGTTATGATTAATAACAGAAAGCGGCCCAATATTTTAAGAGAATGAAAATTAGAAGTTTATCCTTTTCAGCAGGAAAAAGATAAGACACAACGAATACTCTAAATGAGGAGATTGAATAAGGGATGCGGTTGAATGATAAAGAAGATATTAAAATCGTATGATTATACATTAATTATAGCAATGGTATTATTAATTCTATTTGGATTGATTATGATTTATAGTGCTAGCATGGTTTCAGCAGTCCAATATTATGGAGAAGACAGTAGTGATTTTTTTTATAAAAGACAACTAAAATATATTATCATTGCCGGGATTGCTTTTGTGATAGTGGCAATTTTTCCATATAAGGCATTGTTAAGCAATAAAATATTAGTACCAATGGTATTTGGCTCTATTATTTTTTTAAGTGGAATCTTTTTATTCGGTAGTGTTTTTGGAAATGCGCAAAGCTGGTATAAAGTAGGAACAGCAAGTCTTCAGCCAGCTGAGTTTGTTAAATTGGGTGTGATTATTTATCTATCGGCAATTTACTCTAAAAAACAGGCGTATATAAATGAATTTAATCGAGGCGTTGTTCCCCCGCTAGCATATTTGGTTATTGTTTGTGCATTGATTATTCTTCAGCCGGATTTTGGTACAGCAGCGATTATATTTATGATTGGTGCTACGGTTATTTTATGTTCAGGAATGAACTGGAAAAACTTGTCCAAGTTGATGCTGATTGGCTTGGCGTTTCTATTATTACTTGTTTTAATCCTCCAGCTTGCAGGAAAGAGTATTTTTACAGAAAAGCAAATGGCGAGAATTTTCGTTTTTCTAGATTCGCCTTTTGCTGAAGATGTTGTACAAGAATCTGGTTACCATATGAGTAACTCTCTTATCGCTATTGGATCTGGTGGTCTAAAAGGGGTAGGTTTGGGACAAGGTGTCCAAAAACTGGGTTACTTAACAGATGGCCATACTGATTTTATTATGGCAGTAATTGCTGAAGAACTGGGTATTTTTGGTGTCGGATTTGTAGTGGTAGGGCTCAGCTATATTGTTTTAAGAGGCATTTATACAGGATTAAAGTGTAAAGACCCGTTTGGGAGCTTATTAGCAATCGGTATTTCCAGTATGATAGGAATCCAAGCTTTTATCAATATTGGAGGAGTTTCTGGATTAATACCATTAACAGGTGTCCCGTTACCTTTTATTAGTTACGGAGGATCATCTTTATTACAATTGTCCATTGGAATGGGGATTCTTGTCAATGTTTCCATGTTCGTGAAATATGAAAGAGTTTATAAGCCGAAAGAAGAGAATGTTTCAGATATAGCAGTGAAGAAACAGCCTACTTCCAGTTTTGTTCGACCAAACCGTCATTTTTAAACAATTCAATAAAATGGCTGGGATATAAGTTTTCCAGCTAAAGAAAAACCAAAACCATGATACGAAGATATTAAAGCATTTCGTATCTGATTTTGGTTTTTTTATCTTTGTTTATAGAAGTAATACTAAGAAAACAGGTTGATTCATTTGCTTCCTTGCTAAAAAAGGCTATAATGAATAGAGTGTCTTTTTATTTGTAAAACGCTCTCGAGGAAGTTGTGATAAATGTTAAAGTTTACCAATAATGTGACAACTGAAGTTTTTAGTGTAAAAAGAGAGAAATATTCATGAAAATATGGTTTAATAGCAAAAGAGTCTTTTTTTAACATTGCTATGATGTTAAATGTGAATAATGACACAATAAAATGAACGGTATTTTATATAGTATGATATCTTTTTGTATGTAATGAAAGGGGAGATATGATCAAATGGCTAATTCTCGCGTTTATCCTGAAGCCAAATTGACGAATCAACAATCAGAAACAAGTGCTTGGAAGGATTTTCTCGCATTAATTAAAATAGGAATCGTAAATTCAAATTTAATCACCGTGTTTACCGGTATCTGGCTTGCAATAGTCTTCACAGATGCAAAGTTTCTAGAGCAAATTGATACGGTATTATATACTTTAATCGGATCAGGATTAATTATGGCAGGTTCCTGTGTTTTAAATAATTTTATCGATCGTGATATTGATCCATTAATGGAAAGAACGAAGTCCAGACCAACAGTAACAGGAAAAGTGAAGCCTGCAAAAGTTGCTGTTTTAGGTTTTGGTTTTCTCTTCATTGGTACTTTATTCCTGTTATTAACAACAATAACTGCAACTGTCATTGCTTTAATCGGTGCATTTAGCTATGTCGTTGTCTATACTATGTGGACAAAGCGTCGACTAGTATCTAACACCGTAATAGGAAGCTTTTCAGGAGCATTTCCACCACTAATTGGATGGGCTGCCATTGATCCTGGCCTCCATGTGATGGCTTGGAGCTTGTTTTTAATTATGTTTGTTTGGCAGCCGCCACATTTTTATTCTTTAGCAATTCGAAGAGCAGAAGAGTACCGAGCAGCAGGAATTCCAATGCTTCCTGTTGTTAAAGGTTTTGAGGTAGCAAAAAGGCATACGTATATATGGATTATTGCTTTATTTCCGCTGCCATTTTTGTTATACCAAATCGGTATTCCATTTTTAATATTAGCAACATTATTAAATATCGGTTGGGTTATTACGGGGATACGAGCAAGTAAAAAGGAAGATGAATACAAATGGGCAACAGCAATGTTCATTTATTCCATTCAATATTTAACAATATTATTTGTCTCAATGGTAGTATTTACATTATTCTAAAAAGGAATTGTTTATAGGGGAGAACATTTCAAGGAGAATAATGGTTGATTTCTTATTGGTTAAAGCTTGATGCTTTTTCCGATAAGAAACATTAATATCCTGAAACTTGGAGCAGTCTGAATACATATAGACTTCGATGGGATTAGTGAGACAGAGGAGACCGAGCAATGCTCGCTTTCGTCAGAAAGGTCGAGGGTGTTGCCTGGTTAACGGCACTAAATTTGCGAACCAGTCTTATTGAAAAGGGAATTTTGGGAGTTTGTTAAACAAAGAGGTAAATACTTTATGGAGTGGGTAGCTAAATGGAATTTACATTACCGATATTGCCGACAATTAGTACTACGTTTATTATTTTAAGTGCGATTTTTGTAGCGATTGGTTGGGGATTAATTAAGCAGAAAAAAAGACAACAACACCAGACTGTCATGTTATTTGCAGCGATTTTCGCGGTAATCTTTTTCGTCATTTATGCATCAAGAACGATTTTTATTGGTAACACTTCTTTTGGAGGACCAGATGATATTAAGATCTACTATACTATATTTCTTATCTTTCATATCACCTTGGCCACAATAGGTGCTGTATTAGGAATCATTATGTTGTATACAGGTTATAAGCAGCAATATGCAAAGCACCGAAAGTTAGGACCGATCACAAGTATTATTTGGTTTATTACAGCTATTACAGGAACAGCGGTTTATTTACTACTCTATGTTTTTTATCATGGAGGAGAAACGACATCTGTTATTAAAGCAATATTAGGTTTTTAAAAATAACATGTAAAAATGCTTCTAAAAAACAGAAGCATTTTTTTTATTGGTTTCTAATGGCGAAATGGATGGTTTTAAATGTAACTTTATTTACATAATTGAAAAACTACTTCTTCTATTAAAATTATTTAAATTAAGTTATACTATTTAGTAAGAAAGCCACATATATTAATAGAAACAATGCTAGAGAGGGGGGAATCCTCTGAAAATTTTATTAAGAACTGTCATAATTATTGCTGTATTATCGGCGATTGGATTCTATTTTAGTATAGCAGATGATAATAATCAGCCAGATGTATTAGTTGAAAATGGTGATAATCCTAAAAAAGTAGAGGATAATCTCAAAGAAGCAAGTAAAAATACGCAAGTTTTGCCAGCTCCTAAAGAGGGGTTAGGGAGCTTAATCGGTAAGAGTACAAGTGAACTCAAAAAGAAGTATGGGAAGCCAGCGAGAATTGATCCTTCCGCTTATGAATATGACTGGTGGATATTCAATAAGGATGACTCTAAGTATTTTCAAGCTGGTATTCTTGATGACAAAGTAGTTACCATTTATGCAATTGGCAGCTCAGTGAATGTTACGCCTTATAAAATTGGACAAGAAGTTGGAGATATTTATACAATGACTCCAATTGAAACCAATATTAGCTTTAACTACGAAAATTCCTCCTACCGTTTTGAATTATCGGAGGATGAAATAAATAACCGCCCACTTATTCAAATTGGAGATTATTATGCACAGCTATACTTTGATAAATTTAATGGTACTCTATCAAGTATTCGGTATATGGATGCCCGAACGTTACTTCATTTAAGACCATATGAATTAGTTTATCGGGGAGAACTATTAGAGACACAGAGTAATGTGGAGAATAATGAAGCAATACAAGAAGGAAACGAGCGACAAATTCTAGATATGACAAATGTATTAAGAAAAAGATTCAAGTTAAATACAGTTGAATGGGATCAGCCTACTGCGGTAGTAGCATTAGGCCATAGTAAGGATATGTTTGATACCGAAAACTTTTCTCATACATCTGAGAAGTATGGTGATTTAGAGGACCGCTTAAAAGCAGGTGACATCTTATATCAAGTTGCTGGGGAGAATATCGCTGCAGGGTATTCAGATGCTCCCGCAGTAATGGAAGGTTGGCTAAATAGCAAAGGGCATCGAGAATGTTTATTAAATGAGAAATTTACACATCTTGGAGTAGGAGTATTTGATAAATACTATACACAAAATTTTATCGAAAAATGGTAAGAGTAGAAAAAGAAACAGTCGGCAAACTCAGCGGAGGAGTGGTCGGCTGTTTTTTTTATCTGAGTTGTTGGTGTATGGTAGGGATAATTACATAGCAGGATTTGGTTATCTTTAACCAATCTTATAATCTTATTAGTTACAGGGTTTTAGGGAAATATGAAGAGAAATGCACACTTTTTACAAAGCTGTCATAAAGTAATATAGGCAGATGTATCAAATTAGAGGTGAAATAATGATGGCTGATAAAAAACTTCATCCTTCTGTAGAAGAATTTAAAGCATTTGTAAAAGCAAACCCTAAAATATTGAAAGAGGCAAGAAGTGGGAATGTGACATTACAGGAATTATATGAGGATTGGTATTTATTAGGTCCAAATGATACTAGATGGGATGGTTTATTAGAAGGTAGTGCTGAGTCCACCCAAAAGAAAGAAGAGGCATCAGGTAATCGGACTGTATGGATGTCTAATATTGTTGATACATTAAAGAATATGGACCAAAATCAAATCCAAGGATACTTGGCAAACTTAAACCAAGCTTTAGGTACGTTGCAAGGTGTTATCTCTCAATTCGCTCCCAATAGTGGTTCTAGTGGAACATCTGCGCCAACAGAACAAAAACCTTCTGGACCATTTTCTTTTAGGAAAGATTAAATAGGAGGACTATATGAGACAGAATATTAAAGAATATATTGCGCAGAATACAGAATTACAACAGTTTATACGAGAACAGCCACAATGGTATAGAGAATTAAGCAGAAATCCAAATCAGTTAGAAGTCTTTGAGATTGCTTCCCTTCATTATTATAAAAAAACCATCCCAGATCATGTGGAAAAGTTTTCGAATGGTGTACAAATGGCGTCTATGATGGTTAGCATGTTTCAGGCAATGAATGCACAATCTTAGGTCTTTAGAAGTCAATAAATACTTTGAGTAAAACAAACAGGAATGGTAATACTAACGAAAACATTATTAAAATTACCAGGAGTGTTTATGTTGAAAAAATTCGGATTGATTTGTATTCCTGCTTTTCTCCTTTTAACTGGGTGTAGCCATGATATACCTGATCCAAAAGTAAAACCTCATAAGGAAGCAGTAAATGGTGTAATCTCATCAAATATGGCTGTACAAGCCTCTACTACTTATAGAGATACAGAAAAGATGGCTGTGCATCATTTAGTGAAGGGAAATAAAGTATTTGTAGAATGCAGAGTAAAGGACTATTCATTCAGAGAAGATAGCCAGGGGAAATTAGGTAAAATAGTTTTAGAAGTTGATGGTCAGAAGTATGAATATTCTTCTGCTGCCTTTGTAATTGAAGGGCTGAAAGCAGGAAAGCATACGATTAATCTTTCTGTTATAGATGCAGCAAGTAAGGAAACGCAATATCAGAAGTCATTTCAAGTAATGATTAAAAGTTAGATAAAAAAGGATATCACATTCCTTTTCTTTCTAGTGTCTTTCATGTAGAATAAGAGGTGGAGGTGAGCGAATACGTGCTTGCGACAACTGAAATACTCCTTATTCAAGAGGAAGCAGAAGAGATTGCTGAAATGATATTAGAATCAGATGTTGCAGAACAATACCGTATTTGTTTGGCCAATATACAATCAAATAAGGAAACACAGCGGAAAATTCATTCTTTTAACAAAATGAAAGAGCTATATGAAGAAGTTCAGCGTTTTGGAAAATATCATCCTGAATATAAAAAAGTGATGATGGAAATAAGACAGCTTAAACGCGAGATGGATTTAGATGATAATGTAGCAGCATTTAAAATTGCTGAGAATGGTTTACAAAAGCTTTTAGATGATGTTAGTGTTATTATTGGACGTTCTGTTTCTACTTTCATTAAAGTACCAACAGGTAATCCATTTTTTGATGAACTTTCTGGCTGCTCCGGAGGTTGTGGTAGTGGTGGAAGCTGTAGTTGTTCTGCATAATATACTTAAAAGCAATGATCCTAGATGATCATTGCTTTTCTATTTTCTTTTCCTATGCTATTATGATAAATAATGGTATTTAAAGGGGTTAAATTATGCTAGGGCAACGACAAGGGATTATTGTTTGGTTATTTTCACTAAAACAAGCAAAAATGTTAAGAAGATATGGGAATGTTCATTTTATTTCCAAAAGGTTAAAATATGTTGTGCTCTACACAAACCAAAGTGACGTAGAAAGCATAATGGAAAAAATAAATGCTCATTCTTTTGTTAAAAAGGTAGAACCTTCCTATAAACCATTTTTAAAAATGGAATTTGAAAATTCGCGGCCAGATAAAGCGAAAGAATATGATTATAAAATGGGAATTTAATAGCTGCTTAAAAGATAATAAGAGCAGTATGGACGAAGCTTAGTTAGAAGGATTAACTTCTGCGACTAAGTCATCATCCATACTGTTTTTTTCTTTAATATAATTCCATTTAAATTGGGAAGGGGAGTAAAAAAAGCCTGCAGGCAAATACCTGCAGGCTCCTTCCACATCCTTATTATTCATAAGGAAAGAAGGTAAAGGGAGAGGAGAAACCGGAGGAAAACTTAGGGGAAACGTAAGTCTTCTCCGCGGTTGGCAACAACATCCTCGAATAGATGCTGTTAATTACATTATCCCCAACCATGGAACACTTATACCTAATCAAAATAATTTTTTTGGATAAAGTAAGATAGTCTTCTTTTTTAGTTAATAGGTGGAATAAAACTATTCATGGTATAAATAGTAAAAAATCTTTAAAATGTTGGCTCGCTATAAGGTTTATGGTAGGATAGGGAAGGTAAAAGCAGTTAAAGTAAAATTAGGGTTGTGGTGATTGAAATGAGAGTTGTCTCCGGTAAAAATAAGGGGATTCCATTGAAGGCAGTGCCTGGTAACTCGACTAGACCTACTACAGATAAAGTCAAAGAAGCCATCTTTAACATGATAGGTCCTTACTTTCAAGGAGGAGAAGGCCTTGACTTATTTGCTGGGAGTGGTGGACTAGGTATTGAAGCTTTAAGTAGAGGATTGGATCTTGTTATTTTTGTAGACAAAGAAGGAAAAGCGATACATACGATTAAAGAAAATCTTTCTATATGCAAATTAGATAGCCAAGCAGAGGTATATCGCAACGATGCGGATCGTGCTTTAAAAGCATTACAAAAAAGAGAAAAAAGATTTGATTATATTTTTTTAGATCCGCCATATAAAAAGCAGCAGTTGGAAAAAATGCTAACATTTATTGATGAAGCAGGTCTCTTAAAGGAAGACGGAGTTATTGTTTGTGAACACGGTTCGGAAATTTCTTTGCCTGAGGCAGTTAGCAGACTTCAACAAGTGAAACATGAAAAATATGGAATAATTGCGGTTTCTATTTATTCCTTACAAAATGGTATGGAGGACTAAGAAATGGCTAGTATAGCAGTTTGCCCAGGTAGTTTTGATCCGATAACGTATGGTCATATTGATATTATTAAACGATCAGCAAAGGTATTTGACCATGTATACATATGTGTATTAAATAATTCTGCCAAAAAACCTTTTTTTTCAGTAGAGGAAAGATTAGCGTTAATTAGAGAAGTAACAAAAGATATTAAAAATGTTTCTGTGTCGTCCTATGAAGGGCTTTTGATTGATTATGCAAAAAGTGTAAATGCAAATGCAATTATTAGAGGGTTACGAGCTGTATCAGACTTTGAATACGAAATGCAGATTACCTCTATGAACCGAGTTTTATCAGATGATATTGAGACATTCTTTATT of Niallia circulans contains these proteins:
- a CDS encoding PhoH family protein, which encodes MSKIYVLDTNVLLQDPYSIFSFSDNDVVIPAVALEEVDSKKRYMDEIGRNARQISRLIDNLRESGKLHDKIPLENGGTLRIELNHRSFHELQEIFVEKTNDNRILAVAKNLSIEESKKENGRTVILVSKDTLVRVKADAIGLKSEDFLSDRVVENEHLYTGFMDVQVTIDILNNFYENGQLPIAEIGNGNYYPNQFLILKDVLGSSSSALAIVDSSRKFVKKLVFDHEHIWGIRPRNVQQTMAIEMLLKKDMPLVTLIGKAGTGKTLLALASGLMQTEDFGDYKKLLVARPIVPMGKDLGFLPGEKEEKLRPWMQPIFDNLEYLFNTKKPGELEAILAGMGSIEVEALTYIRGRSIPDQFIIIDEAQNLTKHEVKTILTRVGEGSKIVLMGDPEQIDHPYLDAFNNGLSYVVERFKDQPIAGHVKLVKGERSSLAQLAADLL
- a CDS encoding peptidyl-prolyl cis-trans isomerase: MNSIIQVSGLVNFPITIDPTVWIFDDRKQTADTVFAPVEVKDELEAYTKEASKHWDQEITDGAKAPEQSTKTYKKVEMLTGTFYMALAPFIKNAEPQEEAKTLLITTEEEEYAIPLEEIGSIFLLFCVKGKPLTEDGPVHIFDQTKGPEQTPIKNVRAFKIT
- a CDS encoding YlaN family protein, which gives rise to MTSEMIINHKEKANELLKADAEKILKLIKVQMDNLTMPQCPLYEEVLDTQMYGLSKEIDFAIRLGLVEEQVGKKILDELEKELSILHEASIRK
- a CDS encoding FtsW/RodA/SpoVE family cell cycle protein, producing the protein MIKKILKSYDYTLIIAMVLLILFGLIMIYSASMVSAVQYYGEDSSDFFYKRQLKYIIIAGIAFVIVAIFPYKALLSNKILVPMVFGSIIFLSGIFLFGSVFGNAQSWYKVGTASLQPAEFVKLGVIIYLSAIYSKKQAYINEFNRGVVPPLAYLVIVCALIILQPDFGTAAIIFMIGATVILCSGMNWKNLSKLMLIGLAFLLLLVLILQLAGKSIFTEKQMARIFVFLDSPFAEDVVQESGYHMSNSLIAIGSGGLKGVGLGQGVQKLGYLTDGHTDFIMAVIAEELGIFGVGFVVVGLSYIVLRGIYTGLKCKDPFGSLLAIGISSMIGIQAFINIGGVSGLIPLTGVPLPFISYGGSSLLQLSIGMGILVNVSMFVKYERVYKPKEENVSDIAVKKQPTSSFVRPNRHF
- the cyoE gene encoding heme o synthase, whose product is MANSRVYPEAKLTNQQSETSAWKDFLALIKIGIVNSNLITVFTGIWLAIVFTDAKFLEQIDTVLYTLIGSGLIMAGSCVLNNFIDRDIDPLMERTKSRPTVTGKVKPAKVAVLGFGFLFIGTLFLLLTTITATVIALIGAFSYVVVYTMWTKRRLVSNTVIGSFSGAFPPLIGWAAIDPGLHVMAWSLFLIMFVWQPPHFYSLAIRRAEEYRAAGIPMLPVVKGFEVAKRHTYIWIIALFPLPFLLYQIGIPFLILATLLNIGWVITGIRASKKEDEYKWATAMFIYSIQYLTILFVSMVVFTLF
- a CDS encoding DUF420 domain-containing protein, whose protein sequence is MEFTLPILPTISTTFIILSAIFVAIGWGLIKQKKRQQHQTVMLFAAIFAVIFFVIYASRTIFIGNTSFGGPDDIKIYYTIFLIFHITLATIGAVLGIIMLYTGYKQQYAKHRKLGPITSIIWFITAITGTAVYLLLYVFYHGGETTSVIKAILGF
- a CDS encoding CAP domain-containing protein, translating into MPAPKEGLGSLIGKSTSELKKKYGKPARIDPSAYEYDWWIFNKDDSKYFQAGILDDKVVTIYAIGSSVNVTPYKIGQEVGDIYTMTPIETNISFNYENSSYRFELSEDEINNRPLIQIGDYYAQLYFDKFNGTLSSIRYMDARTLLHLRPYELVYRGELLETQSNVENNEAIQEGNERQILDMTNVLRKRFKLNTVEWDQPTAVVALGHSKDMFDTENFSHTSEKYGDLEDRLKAGDILYQVAGENIAAGYSDAPAVMEGWLNSKGHRECLLNEKFTHLGVGVFDKYYTQNFIEKW
- a CDS encoding YlbD family protein; its protein translation is MADKKLHPSVEEFKAFVKANPKILKEARSGNVTLQELYEDWYLLGPNDTRWDGLLEGSAESTQKKEEASGNRTVWMSNIVDTLKNMDQNQIQGYLANLNQALGTLQGVISQFAPNSGSSGTSAPTEQKPSGPFSFRKD
- a CDS encoding YlbE-like family protein translates to MRQNIKEYIAQNTELQQFIREQPQWYRELSRNPNQLEVFEIASLHYYKKTIPDHVEKFSNGVQMASMMVSMFQAMNAQS
- a CDS encoding YlbF family regulator codes for the protein MLATTEILLIQEEAEEIAEMILESDVAEQYRICLANIQSNKETQRKIHSFNKMKELYEEVQRFGKYHPEYKKVMMEIRQLKREMDLDDNVAAFKIAENGLQKLLDDVSVIIGRSVSTFIKVPTGNPFFDELSGCSGGCGSGGSCSCSA
- a CDS encoding YlbG family protein, with the protein product MLGQRQGIIVWLFSLKQAKMLRRYGNVHFISKRLKYVVLYTNQSDVESIMEKINAHSFVKKVEPSYKPFLKMEFENSRPDKAKEYDYKMGI
- the rsmD gene encoding 16S rRNA (guanine(966)-N(2))-methyltransferase RsmD, whose translation is MRVVSGKNKGIPLKAVPGNSTRPTTDKVKEAIFNMIGPYFQGGEGLDLFAGSGGLGIEALSRGLDLVIFVDKEGKAIHTIKENLSICKLDSQAEVYRNDADRALKALQKREKRFDYIFLDPPYKKQQLEKMLTFIDEAGLLKEDGVIVCEHGSEISLPEAVSRLQQVKHEKYGIIAVSIYSLQNGMED
- the coaD gene encoding pantetheine-phosphate adenylyltransferase translates to MASIAVCPGSFDPITYGHIDIIKRSAKVFDHVYICVLNNSAKKPFFSVEERLALIREVTKDIKNVSVSSYEGLLIDYAKSVNANAIIRGLRAVSDFEYEMQITSMNRVLSDDIETFFIMTNNQYSFLSSSIVKEVSKYDGDISELVPKIVHDALRAKFHKNRP